A DNA window from Trichosurus vulpecula isolate mTriVul1 chromosome 2, mTriVul1.pri, whole genome shotgun sequence contains the following coding sequences:
- the LOC118838648 gene encoding tripartite motif-containing protein 43-like: MLDGDVQPFICVNCWDEVSKSITIECGHKICMSCFWKKSSSSSCCTSCWEFSHLKTLQHDIVMYPEGEGMCEIHREEQKYFCDANRTLLCVTCSKSEEHIHHIHWPISVAALSYRKKIKLYLAILNNHQKKIQELLFQEKERSLAWIIKCNDYRDIPKKIYEQKVHVVLKYMKGKEKKLEKEELILEKIEEKFNELYQKLKKTEATQECKILEQKKEWETMMYSQSRLLTDTITELQEQNQKPDLEMLRDVTAMMERGMRRYNLKPFIPRVDTFYLMVVADFLKFYHRFKLLENCNHYTLSDDKKRTITFISDSSGNTSAVYTTGNVEAEAIQGRELLNLWSQDRIVDKEGCARKITIASGFISSR, encoded by the exons ATGTTGGATGGTGATGTGCAACCCTTTATCTGTGTTAACTGCTGGGATGAAGTCTCTAAGTCAATTACCATTGAATGTGGACATAAAATTTGCATGTCTTGCTTCTGGAAGAAATCCTCTTCATCTTCATGCTGCACTTCATGCTGGGAATTCTCCCACCTGAAAACTCTTCAACATGACATTGTCATGTACCCTGAAGGAGAAGGCATGTGTGAGATACACAGGGAAGAACAGAAGTATTTCTGTGATGCGAACAGGACCTTACTGTGTGTGACCTGCTCTAAATCAGAGGAGCACATACATCACATACATTGGCCCATTTCTGTGGCCGCTCTGAGCTACAGG aaaaaaataaagttatatctGGCAATCTTGAACaaccatcaaaaaaaaattcaggaactTCTGtttcaagagaaagagagatcccTGGCATGGATTATCAAATGCAAT GACTACAGAGATATTCCCAAAAAAATATATGAGCAAAAAGTTCACGTAGTACTTAAATAcatgaaggggaaggagaagaaattggaaaaggaggaactTATTCTAGAGAAGATAGAGGAGAAATTCAACGAGCTTTATCAGAAGCTAAAGAAGACAGAGGCTACCCAGGAATGTAAAATCCTGGAGCAAAAGAAGGAGTGGGAGACCATGATGTACAGCCAAAGCAGACTCTTAACGGACACAATCACTGAGCTGCAGGAACAGAATCAGAAACCAGACTTGGAAATGCTGCGG GATGTGACAGCAATGATGGAAAG gGGTATGAGACGGTACAATCTGAAACCTTTCATTCCAAGAGTGGATACTTTTTATCTCATGGTGGTagctgactttttaaaattctatcacA GATTTAAACTGTTGGAGAACTGCAATCACTACACCTTGTCCGACGATAAAAAGAGGACTATCACATTTATAAGTGATTCCTCAGGAAATACATCAGCTGTTTACACAACTGGCAATGTTGAAGCTGAGGCCATCCAAGGAAGAGAATTGCTAAATCTTTGGTCCCAGGATAGAATTGTCGACAAAGAAGGATGTGCAAGAAAGATCACCATTGCGAGTGGTTTCATTTCGTCAAGATAA